The sequence below is a genomic window from Humulus lupulus chromosome 3, drHumLupu1.1, whole genome shotgun sequence.
aaaaaaaaacatttttctaCATTTTCTTTTATATTAAATCTTCATGACATATAATAATGGGAGAGTGAGAAGAGTTTACTAAGtacttcttttttattttattagtttagACATTATAAACGTAAATAACACCTTAAATGATGATTGTTCAAAAGTAGGTATTATTTgcaaaataatattcttaatcaCTACTAATGCAAACtctatagaaatataggaagaAAACAAATATTGAAATCCTCATCGAAATGGTTAGCCACGTGATATAGATATTAAGTGATTAAAATAAAACAAGCACAAAATCTACATTCAATGAACTTTGGCCACCTttcattaataattatttatttacaaatatggtttttatataataagtgtgtagataaccaAAAATTTTCTTTCtaagaattttttatttttttaatattaattttaactgaatatttttatatttaacggtagtttgtaaacatctcttaaacttaaataaaataaattctctcaaaaattaaaataggatattttaaagatattttacaatgataattatttaaaaataataaataattaaaaaaatcaaataagatttttttaaaatattttacaataataattatttaaaaataaaaaaacatacgttttattaattaaataaaatttgtttaaacttaaactcacttattagaataatatcatattaaacatataatataatctgctgtcaattagcaataaattatttttttttaaaaactagcaagaaacttaaatttaaaatccacgtataatatttaatattacattaaatatataatatataatattttattgttcactctcaaattcaaaaattagaacaaacatacttaaacaaaaataaataaattatttatttaaaataagatatttatttaaaatttatatgacattatttaataaaagtaattaataaattctataaataaaactaagtaattgtatctaatatatatttatataaattattatgaatattctcaaaattttaattaaatatctaataaacACTTTGTTCGTTTGatctttttttaaataaacaCTTCATTAAATGGTTAAACTAACACTTTCATAAAAATCAGGTTCTCTATTAAGAACGTAATTATGTGTACTGTTTTTTCCcgaccaaaaaaaataaaaaattcaattacAATAATCATATTCATCATTATTCTTACACATCTCTATATTTACTTTCCATCCCACTTAATTTATGATGAATAAAATTATGATATCGTATGTCAAGAAAtaaagttagttttttttttgtatgaattGAAGAAGATAATGTGATTGCTGATACTCTTATAAAATAGTATTTAGTTGTACATGATAGTGTTAGGTTAGATTTACAAGAATAATAAATAAGTACAAGATAATGTTataatttgttatttttatatttttttatttaatgatgTGTTAGTCCCACAAATTTATAATAGAAAGCAATACTGGTCTATGTTAGAATGTGAAAAGTGATATAAAAGTAGAATGTAATGCATAGTAAGAAGCATGAGGTGTTGAATGTACCCACATACTTTCCAtgtgggattttttttttttctaacaccCTCCCTCAAGATGGTGGCTATTTTTGCTCTCACCAATTTTGAACGGCTCGATTACAAGAGTGACTCTTGCTCTCACCAATCTTGGACGGCTCAATTACAAAAGTGGCTTTTTTGGCTCTCTTTTTGGATCTTTAGAATTTTCTTTAGATCTTAATTTAGATCTTAGTAGAATGAAGTACATGATAAGAAGCATGAGGTTCCATCGTAAAATTAATTGGTGATGCGTAGAATAACGTATGCTCTTATATATTGTTGAATGTACCCAcacatttttcatttaatatatttttttaatagtcTCACATATTATTCGAgggtaaatttaattttttaggaTAACTTTTCCGAATTGTAATTTACtaataatttttgtttctttttttttttgtctttatattattattgatgttataaaataataatagattaCAAAGTTgggataataattttttttcttcagatattTATGCTAATAGAATTTTTAAAATCTAAAATTTATAAGAAATTTATTTAAAAGTACGGACACTTTTTTAGTGACATTATTACCCTCAACAAAATCCTTATTCTTTCAAGTCTTACTAATAATTATATTCGCCACGCACGTACGGCAATTGAGATTTGACTCATAGCCTAAAAATACTTGTATCAATAATTTGCCAAATATTGATAGagcaaataatatttttttattttggatctAAATTTTCTGTTAAAAAAATCTCTACATGACTAAATAAGGGTGTTCAATtactcaaaataaataaataaataagagtgTTCAACAACTTATGGAATACTTATTAATACTAGAATTTAAGGTCTAAAAAGAGTGATAAATATAATATGATATCTAATGAGTCAAAATATTCACGATATAGATACATGTATATAATGTCATATCACGTATTTTTTTTCTTGTACAACACTTCTTACAAAAACTATACATGGAACCCAttaaccaaaaaaaataaaaaataaaaaattaagaaattaagaataagtatgaAATCTAAGCTTTAAGACATTAGGGATTAGATTTGAGGTTAAGTTTAATGAGGTCAAAACTTGTAAAGAAGTGGATTGGGGACATAACGTGTTGACTATTGCCAACTGCCCTCTTGTTCTTGACCATATCAAAACCAAACCcaagatatgaaaaaaaaattaataataataataataataattttcttattaattttttttttctatatatgttTATATTCTAACCACCGTCCTATTCTATCTGTCCTTCGAGCCacctaattatttattattattagtttttaAAATGATAAGAACAAAATAGCCTAGTACATTTAATGTCCAAACCATCctaaacaaaaattaaatgagGGGTTGCTTGGTGGTGACTTCATATTCCAAATGAAGCACCGACCCTTATTAGATAAGATGTTTCATAAATGTGTGTTATAAGTTGGTTTGTTGATATTAACACAATAAGAgatttttgcaaaatattcctcTTATAATCATTTTtggttttgataattttttttataatcattTACCTATAGGTGTTCAGGATCTAAACCAATCAAATTAACCCGAACCAATCTAAACCAATACAATTACAAAAGTTGGATCGGTTGACGGATGGGAGTGTGAAAATCTAATTAGGAATTGATTCAATTCAATTAcaagtaatatatttaattggattGTTGTTGTTTTTTGATGCTATGTTAGTACTTTGGATATGTTATTATTGTTGTCGTGTTCATATTTTGTTATTATCCAAGTATTTTAGTTATTGGTTTTGACACATTAGTTTTAAATTTGAATGGTTGTATTGTAAAGTTAATATTTCGATGACTTAATGTTATAATTATAAGACTtaatttagtattattattaaATAGTGTTTAGTTTTTTTGCATTTCTATGTggagtgtttagtttttttttgcatttctatgtgggttttttttatttgttaatttttttaataacaaaACTTAAATTCaaagataaaataaataattcaatCCAATTATAATTAGATTGGATTTTGAGGTCAAATTGAATTGGATTGATTATGAGTAAAAATGTTGGATTGGATCGGATGAGCACTTTTACATTTACCTATAATAGTTTGGTTTTGATaactttttttacaaaaataatgtTCGGATGACATTCTaacaaaaatccaaaaaaaatattgattattAAAATTCATACCATTTAAAATAATCTATTTTCATCAATATCTCACATTATAATAATGCCATTTTGCAAAATTATATGAGACAGGGGGTACTTTTTTATCTTTGTTTCTTCTACAAGGTGATGATGGGCAATAAAGAAAGTCCAATGGATGAGTTGAGACCGTGAAAAATAGTTGGTTTATAATCATCCATCAATTTTTTGGTGCCTACTTGCACACCACACAAGAAAATGAAACTAAATTGGcataatcatattttattttatatataggaAAAGGGATTTGAAAATTTTGGAATTATGCCATAAGGAGGGCCCTCAATACTTTTGTTCTCTTTACTTGTTCATTGGCCATAGGATGTGAATAATGTTGTTGTTTACAACTTTAAGTTTGTGCAAGgaatgatatgtgcaccaaaaatatacactcaaacatTACATATAGTAATATGTTAGTTTAACCTAATCAATTACATTTATTAATAGTGAGACGTGTGTAACATTTGACTGTACATATATTAGATTTACATTTTtcttaacaaaacaaaaaataaagaattttttttaagccATATGATATACAAGCATCTCCTTATGTATTATAGGACTTTGTTAATCTacttaaattaatatttaatttactaagaattttgtttaatttgaggtcTAATTAAATGGAGGAAAAAACTTATACAAAAAGAAATATATTTCATCACGAGCTTCCGAGTCCTATTATATAAACAACAACAAATATCAAGTTGCATCAATGCTAAAATCATCTATATTTTTCTCAAATTTATTGAGATTTCCTACTTTTAAACACAATCAAATAATTCTTCTGGTCCACCAAAAAGATCACTTTTTTTTTTCGCCACTTATTGCTTACTTTACTACCTCAACAACCCAACTCTAATCTTGTTTCACTAAAAGGAAAGgaggaaaaaaaattgaaaataaagcaaagaaacaaaataatgaaGAACAGTAAATTGAAGTTCTTGTGTGACATTCATGGGATATTCACtgttgaaaatattaaggcaaaaGGTGATAAAAGTATAGTATGCAAGCAGTAACAGAACAAAAGGTTTCGGATCAAGCCTATACAAGCAAAATAAGACAGAAGCTAAGAGCAGAGGAAGAACCAAAACACACCAACTATGCACACAAAACTTCACCACAGTTTCATAGCTCCTTACCCAAAACAAGCTTTCTCCATTTGAGTTTTGCTAATAAAGCACATGACTGCATATTTCGACTTCTGTTACAGGCCCCTACATTACCTGCCAAGATCAACATGAGCCAGAATTACTATCAGTAAGTAAGGAAATTGTTACAGTACCACCAAAGAGGTGCAGTGAACCAGATGGGTCCCCAATTGTCACGATCACCCCGGAAGCAAAAGTTGTGATTGTCTTTATTTCCAAGCCAGAAGATGCCCCAATGTTTCCTACCAGAATTATCCAATCGCATACGAGATGACATTCCTTGAAGATAACCAGAATCCCATTCATTCCACCAAGGAGCAACATTATCATTGGAGAAGTAAATACGATTGGTCATTGGGACCCCAAGTTCCTTCACAGAGAAGGATCTTGAGCAACATTTACCTAGAAATAATACTCGATCCCTCAAATGTTCAACCTTTTTCCAAGACATCTCCCCAATATCCAACACATAGACTTCAAATTTTCGTGTTTCAAGTATAGCACCAGGACTAGTACTGAAAAACCTACAAACTAGCAAAAGCTCTCCACGAGACTCCACAAGATACCTCATGACATTATCATTTGTAGGGTTCTCTGACACGATACTTACTTTATGGGACTGAATTTTGATTTCAGGTACAGAAGAATCAGCCGAAGCATCAGCCAAAGCATTATCTCCACTAATGGCAGCAAAAATGCTAGCAGCATCAAGTTGGCAAACTTCATCATCCTTGCTCAAGAGATAGAAACTTCCATTGTAGAAAATAGCATCCTCAAATGGCTCACCAACAAGTTTAAATTTATTCCATGATTGAGCTCCTGGGACCCAAAAGGCAATCTCCCGTCGTTCATTGTGCAAAAGCATGCAAACAAAGTTTTTTTGATAAGGAAGTCCTGAGAGGACTATCTTGTGATAGTCGTCCCATGTTCTAGGTAGGTTTATTGTGCTTCTGGTGAACGGATTCAACAAACTGATTTCAACCGACAGATATACAGAATCATCCACTAGAATCAACCAATCCTGAAATGAACCCCAACAATATTTTTTATGTGCCTCAGGTAGCTCCATCTCCCAAGCTCGTTTCTCCATCATGCTGATGCAAGTTCTCTTCTCTCTTCTATGTTGACCAGACATTATTAAGGATGGGATGCCACTGCCTTTCCAACAAGAAACATCTGGTGAGAAAACATTTCTCCATGGCTTGCACACATTACTAACCGAGATGCAATCAACGACAGACAATCCCTCGAAAATAATCTCAAGTACAACCCTAGGGAGTTCTGCCCAATTCACATTCACACTAATTAGCTTACTATTATTCCCATTATAATGTCGTTTCTGCTGCTTTTGCTTACGATTTTTTTTTCTTCGAGGTTCCATCTTCCAACTTCAAAATTCTACTTGTCCTACAAAATAAATCCACTTCACTACACCTCCTTTAACAAGGAACAAGAAACCAAAAGTGAAGAACCACATGAAGACAATATGGATGATAGAATATAAATCAGCAACTTAACTAGCATTAAAGCGTGACAGCAATTAGGCATGATAATTAAGCAACTGGTTTGATTGCATTTATAGAAGTAGAGAAAGTAGGCGGAGAAAAACTCGTTATACTACTGTATACCATCAAGTGGAGGTAATAATGAAGTATAATTTAGCAAAGCATATCACTAAACTCATAACGCAGTGAGAAACAAACAGCCAAACACCTTGAGAAATGGCATTCAGAAATACATTATTTTACCAATTATATTGTCTTCTGGTTGTTTAAAGCACAGATACATGATTATGATAAGCTCAAAAGCATCTTAGGCCTCTGCCACATATCTCTAAACTAAAACTTCCAAACATGTGAGCTGCAATGACTTGAAATAGAAAAAATATGCTGAAACTCGGTGAATGTGAGTTAATAAATGAGATTGATTAGAAAAATTAGTCCGCTGCAATAGCAAAACGAAAACTTTATTTCTCAAACCGAAAGATACCCTCATTAATAATATTAAGCAAATGCGAAATGGACCTCTTATGAAGGTCAAAGCAATTAGCAAATATGAGCAATGCATTAAGAAAAAACCCAATAATGGATGATAAAAACATTAAGTTTCCAACAGAATCTAAAACAAGAAAAAACGTTTACAGAAGATGGGTAAGAGTTGCAAAGCCTAAAAGTGAGGTGAGAATACACAGCCCAACtggatttttttttagaaaataataataaaaaaaaaaacccatgaAGTTGACACAAATACCATGTACTTGGTTTCGAAACTAAAGTTGGTTCTTTCAATTTCAGTCGATGCATGTGATTCGTAGCCTTTGCACCAAGTAAACCACAAGTGATTTTGgtcattcaaaaaaaatatatatgtagaaAAACAAAGAATGGGTACGCGACGTTGCTAACATTGGCATACGTTAAGCAcagtttgaaaaattaaaaagcaAAATCCGAAACTTGAGGTAAGCAAAAGCAAGAAGATGGTTAAAGGAGATTAAAGTAGAGATTACCGGGAGGGAAAATGTGGAGCGGAATTGCAGAGGTGGATGATCGCAAGAGCAGCAGGGCAGGGGTCATCGGAGAAATTTAAGTGAGAAAAGTGGTAAAAGAAGCAAAGCAAAATGGCGGTGAGCCTGCCTGATGGGATGTCAGCTCACTCATATCAAGGGCCTTTTGGGCTACAGCCTTTAGCCTATATGGACTTAGCTAGTTGGTCCAAAATGTAtcaatctttttcttttttttttatttctttttttatttttatttttattttattttacttcaaaaggaattttttattttgaaaaatcctTAAATACTGGAATAGTATCTTTGcagctcaatttttttttttaattatggaaTGTTACAAAAATtgataaatagtatttttgtcgCTCGAACTATGATCACCATATGATCTATGACCACCGTATGATCGTATCCCCCGAATGATTTACGATGTTAAAAATTATCTCAAAAATATGCACATTACTGAAGTATAAGACTTTTGTTAAATTTCGTACTAGATGGCTAACAGATTCATGATGCGACACTGCAATGTGTATAATAATCATTTTTTTCTCACTACAGTTATTTCTTCTTAAACTCTTCGTAAATTGTTAAATATTTTTTCCACCTTTGTAATTTATTGCTTAATTTTTTATATgtgtaaaattattttaaaaatttatgaggAGTTTAATAGAAATATGAGTAGTgagaaaaaaaatttatatatatatagaaatacccttaataaatttcattatttaaaaaatttaaagtatataaacgtttttattaaaaataataaactaattaatatataagtgatatattaaatattttagaggtatcttaaaatatatatattttttattaattctaaATATTTCAAGAGAATATTTAGGTTAAttaacaaaataatatatttagtaataattaattaattaagaagggttttaagagaagaaaaaaataggTGCTATGTTTTTTTATTGTTAAATTCATATTTTACCCTTATAAATTatgagttattttataaaatataacattGGGACATATGTGAGCCAAAAAGTAAAAATTTAGATCTTATTGCTATAAAATAAAGGTTGGGGACCAAAGTTGTAACACCTcagatttgctaataagactttatgccttgattagtgtgtaggagggcataattggatttgtatgtggaattaattggatatatgtgtgattatgtgacatacatgatttatatggtaatatgaatatatatatgcatgtttatgtgtattgaatatgcatgttggcttgttcttgttaataagggcatatttgtaattttagtcgtTAAGGGTATATATGTTATTATGTGTTATATATGttattatgtgttatatgattgagaccacattattatgtggatatatttgcgatattttgctagaggcgatcctagtgagcggattagcagaaaagtcacaacagagTCAAATATCCAGCTCGGGGTGAGAACGTAGTGCGTATTCAGGGTTTATCGGGTAACAAGTagttatttgataattaatttagtatgtcaggattaattaaGAATTTGTAGgacaatttgaggattagcaggaaaCGTGACAAATGACGGTATCGCCCTTTGGGGCATTAAAGAGTAAGGCATAGAGTTAAGGGCACTTAGGTCTTTTGGTGTTAAGCATAGACTTAGGCCATTTTTGAAGAAACCACCAgaagtacaaaaaaaaaacaacaacacacacacacaaaacaaaacacttggtctctctctctctctctttctcgttagcgctctctctctcacactctctctTAGCTTTGGTTGGAGTCTTGGAAAATTGAAGGGGAAGGGCTGAGATTTCTGAAGGATTGAAGCTGTAATTGGGATCAAGAGGCAATTTGGGGTCGAAATTGttattaaggtaaggtttaaaaaCCTGTTTTCTTGGTGAATTTATGTGATCAAGTTAAGGTTTTTGAAGTTTTTAGCTTAAGTGTGAAGTATGAGATTTTAGGTAGTTTTGAGCTAGTTTATAGGTTATAAATGTTGTATATGCTGTTGTGAGCTTGTTTAGGGGATTGATTTTGGGAAAAATGAGGGTTTTGGTAGGAAATTTTAAGGATTTTTTTGGGTTGAAGACGTTGGGAAAAGTGAGGCGTGCCGTGACCCGTGTCTCCCAGAAGAGAGCCTCgagctctctaacttgtagcgcGTCGCGACCCTATGAGTCGAGTCGTGACTCTAATTGAGAGAAATATCCAAAAACAGGTTTTGAGTCGttggaactcaaacctaagggcttaggaagtattctactacccgatttagtataattcgaggtcccgagagctagAACTAGGTTAAAAGGTCTTTATTTACTTGAGATTGATGGATATTCCATATTATTGTGACTTAGGGCTAATCTGGGCGTTTGACAGGGATCATATCTAGGTCGTTTACCTAGAGCTTGCGGaatttaggtaagaaaactatctCTGCACGTAGAGTAGGGCATGTCCCGATTATATGTGCTtgtattgtgcttagtgttatgtgtaaatgtttgtaactattatgtcatatatgtgttgTGATTGAACAGCAAGGGTCGGGATCGataataagcatgctgaatgcaggtcgCCATGGCCTGACCATCTAAAGGTGTTGTTCTCACCCGCTCGGTTAGGACTGTGAACTTAGTGTCTAGTAACACACCTTGACCGGCTTAGACCGTTGTTGTGAATTGTTATGGATGCATGTGGATTGTCTgttgtgtttgtttagttatgcacttattaaaatgaattgttatatgctatgctGGTGAAGTCTTCTTGTTGgatcttggctcacaggtgctctatggtgcaggtaatggcaatgaaaaggccgaccaagcatgagttggagggaatggagcggtgcatacatgtttggcctacctggccgctaCGGCTGGGGTACTTTTGAGGAACGCAGTGTAAACGTTtgattttgtcacctaggtcgactgtacaatgacttttgagttgtaaatatatcttaaacaatattttggaatcccaatgtaATTTTTCTACAATCTTAATGAATGTTTAAACATTTTTATATGGaaattttattaaatgagtctttacttgaatttaatcacacttttgggtcTAACACTTCAATTAGtgagtcaaatacacattttaaaactaTGTGTTAATGACTCTAGGGTAGAAGGGTGTTACATAAGTGATACTAAGTGCTATttacctctttttttttttttttaaatttatgaaaATTCCACCTCCATCCATTAATTGAAGGAAAACGTGCTATGCCGGTATATGAAATTTCTTTATAGTCAACAATTGAATGTGTCAAAAAAAATGATAAGTGAATTATGAAAGATTATTCCAAGTAAAGAAAAATACTTCATTTTTTCAAAGTACTTATCTATTCATTACAAATTAAGATAGCTTATAGAAATGTAACTTCACCCACATCATTTTTGGCAACATTTTCTATAAAAATACTCCAATATTAAGCTACCCCAAAAATTGTCAACAATGGTCccacatattattatttaatatattattttgtaattatacatattgtcatactaatttttttttaatttatatattaatttaaataaatattacatgaaATTTAAATTAGACGAAATTTAAAAGAGCTTATAAAATGACATAATCTTAATTAATCAATctaacataatcataaaatttttgattgaaatgagaatgttgaaaatttggattttggggtTGGTATGTGGAGAAgatgatgaattttgaaaaactttAGAATATTGAAAGTTTAGATTTTGGGAGTTGGTATTTGgggaattttgagaattttgagaatccATTAGTAAGAAAAGAATTtttgtgatattgataatttggaAGAATAGTGTACGTAATAGTGTGaaaattgaatgaaataaatgaGTATTTATAGAAAAGTTAATAATAAAAAAGTTGTTTGACAAACGGTTATAAAAAAAAcagtaataaattaaaatattttttatatatgtgaaaaattacatttatatatatttatatgtgtacaataaaaaaaaaagcaccATTGCCTGACAAAGGCAATAAtgtcttaattttgttatggcaaTCAAACTCTCCAATGGGGTAGCCAAGTTACCTCTCACGCCTTAAGTCAACAAACATTTATTTAGGCAACAACATTGGAGTTGCTCTAAATGGAGTAACTCAGAAATTAAGCGTctatatatttcatatttttttttagaaaactttATTTCTAATACCATTGTTCTCCAAATTTTTGGTATGGTTACATTTGTGTGCGCACCATTTTGTATTTCTTATACCAGAGCCAAACTTTCCTATGTACCCCGTACTCCATCATTCTTCTTTAATCTTCATCACCATAGTAATTGTATTCATGGGAGTAaggatgtaaatggggcgggttgGCCTCGCCCCGCTAAAGATCTGTCCCGATCCATTAAGTTTATGTCCCGACCCGACCTGCCCTGTTAAGGCATTTGATACGGGTCAGGTTAGACTCGCCCTGAATGTGATGACCCGACCtagtaagattttttttttctttaataaaaaaaagactagttttttaaaatatgttacaatataaaaataaatggaaaaaaattCTCTCATACTAGACATAAATGAGCTGCCTAATTTGTTTTATAAATGGTCttgcatactaaaataaaataaaaaatcaatatactTCAAAACGAAACatcaattttcttttttatttctcgTAAATATACTATGTCTtatttatacacatatatatatatatatttggatcgtGGATCACTATAAATAGTGGTAGTAATAGGAGTGTCTACCCCTTTCAAAACTGTCGAAGATGAGGCAAAGTTTGAAGCTTGCAGGCACATGTTCAAGTGTGGTAATGTATCTTTTGTATACCTTATTGGGGAGGTCCAAAATGAAATTTTTAAATATGTAGAGTCCAAAATGGGTAATAAACCAAAACATAGGATACAGAATGATA
It includes:
- the LOC133821902 gene encoding F-box protein At1g49360-like, with product MEPRRKKNRKQKQQKRHYNGNNSKLISVNVNWAELPRVVLEIIFEGLSVVDCISVSNVCKPWRNVFSPDVSCWKGSGIPSLIMSGQHRREKRTCISMMEKRAWEMELPEAHKKYCWGSFQDWLILVDDSVYLSVEISLLNPFTRSTINLPRTWDDYHKIVLSGLPYQKNFVCMLLHNERREIAFWVPGAQSWNKFKLVGEPFEDAIFYNGSFYLLSKDDEVCQLDAASIFAAISGDNALADASADSSVPEIKIQSHKVSIVSENPTNDNVMRYLVESRGELLLVCRFFSTSPGAILETRKFEVYVLDIGEMSWKKVEHLRDRVLFLGKCCSRSFSVKELGVPMTNRIYFSNDNVAPWWNEWDSGYLQGMSSRMRLDNSGRKHWGIFWLGNKDNHNFCFRGDRDNWGPIWFTAPLWWYCNNFLTY